A single genomic interval of Arctopsyche grandis isolate Sample6627 chromosome 8, ASM5162203v2, whole genome shotgun sequence harbors:
- the LOC143916184 gene encoding uncharacterized protein LOC143916184 — translation MSSAENEEIEASTSKSHKGRNPTRDVEPIRDRSSSRIHQTRSQTQSIEILAKENKVEVIMTSIELRYSGAVQRLKGKIDKSSELDEGQYQTIKEAYDYVRKLHYEYLDNLTDIPKAAKIDEEYDAITITVKNLKAALDCQSFQDSKLKVEQATIKFARDKLPTLTIPTFQGDPSEWKSFQQAFKNIIGNKTEYSNVTKLLYLHQSLLGPALAAVSGLDISSDNYEITWSILDKQYNLPRLNLKTRINSLCDLKLITKESHIELRDLLNKVTVCIKNIESLGYAREILDPWVTCLVLRKLPFSLLKDWETSLVDREMPPYEKLETFLQNRCNVLQSTASVITVKEFPHNRQRIRRTHVANKNPSSKVNACAFCRNNHFIGKCDKFKAKSSLERNEFVKSNNMCFKCLNSSHKITNCKSNYNCLRCKQNHHTLLHQDDTFSSNNTGRKSINAHSTHFSQREIILPTVQVDIITSNGTVVKGRTLLDSGSQVNYVTTSFAKKNNFKLEKISQKIVGIANQESSIRHITKVTIRSSTTNYSTKVLCLVLPEITGEIPTVKLDQQLISIPAGIKLSDPLWNKPTPIDLLLGAEICVHAMKAGTIQLGKGMPILKDTEFGWTIVGPYPEVNNAPGKSHIGLSQLDSHIQNFWMIDQVPMVKHQSLEEKRCEEHFQAHTSRDKNGRFCVALPYKNSPVVLGSSLHIAEKRHKTLERRFLANNNLKMEYNKVLEEYINLGHMSECEPPEAHEVHCYLPHHVVVKESSLTTKYRVVFDASAKTTSNISLNNILMVGPSVQSDLLSLLLNFRLHKYVITADIKQMYRQIQIAEKNKNVQLNHNSLWWDGPSWLKLDESRWPRRPPEITIDLPERRVVTNATLVRENNWIDKHSHLPRLLRVLSYVRRPLRNKQLNVKENNEPSALELKDALNNLIRLSQMESFPLEYRLLSKGHPIPSSSKLAKLSPLFHENLICVGSRLPLGTTLSTSPIILSNKHKLTHMIVRDAHLKYIHLGTQALLSLLRQTYWPLAGHNTVKGVVRSCVICFRNKPLSHNRLMGLLPLERTTANFPFSHVGIDFAGPFPVKSGCNKNSKIIKGYVCVFVCFSSKAVHLELVGDLTSSNFLNCLRRFVARRGRPNTIYSDNATNFVGASRELVNLVKLIYERPHEEKLLRYVASEGIRWKFNPPRAPHMGGLWEAAVKSMKIHLNKVLKATTLNFESFCTVLTQIEACMNSRPLSPLSSDPLDLLPLTPGHFLIGRSLLALPMELRHKWKKDSSNNLSVGQMVLLKEEHMLPTRWVLGRVTKLYPGPDGRVRVVDVFTASGEFRRSSHLVAPLPILPQGPLDRKEDQQEGGETAASIPSTSVA, via the exons atgtcaagtgctgaaaacgaggaaatagaagcttcgacttccaagtcgcataaaggtcgaaatccaactagggacgtagaacctattagagacaggtcaagctctagaatacatcagactcgaagtcagactcaatcgatagaaatattagcgaaggaaaataaagtagaagtcataatgacgtcaatagaattaaggtattcaggcgcggtacaaagactaaaaggaaaaatagataaatcctccgaattagatgaaggacagtatcaaaccattaaagaagcatacgattatgtccgaaaactccattacgaatatttagataaccttacagacataccgaaagcggccaaaatagacgaagagtacgatgcaattacaataacagttaaaaatcttaaagcagcattagattgccaatcctttcaagatagtaaactaaaggtagagcaagcaacaattaaatttgctagagataagttaccgacgttaaccattcccacatttcagggagatccatctgaatggaaatcgtttcaacaagcttttaagaatataataggaaacaaaacggaatattcgaatgtcacgaaattactatatttgcatcaatcattactcggtcccgctttagcagctgtatcagggttagatattagctcagacaattatgaaataacgtggagtattttagacaagcaatacaatttaccaagacttaatcttaaaactaggatcaactcactttgtgacttaaaattaatcacaaaggaatcacatatcgaattgagagatctattaaataaggtaacggtgtgtattaaaaacattgaatcattgggttacgcgagagaaattttagatccatgggtaacatgtttagttctaaggaaattaccatttagtttattaaaggactgggaaacatctctggttgacagagaaatgccaccgtacgagaagttagaaacgtttctgcagaatagatgtaacgtattacaatctactgcatctgtaattacggtgaaagaattccctcataaccgtcaacgaatcaggagaactcatgtcgcgaataaaaacccatcaagtaaggtaaacgcatgtgcattttgtcgaaataatcatttcataggcaaatgtgataaattcaaagcaaaatccagtttggaaagaaatgaattcgttaaatctaataacatgtgttttaaatgtttaaattcatcgcataagataacaaattgcaagtctaactataattgcttaaggtgcaaacaaaaccatcacactttgttgcatcaggacgatacatttagttccaataatacgggaaggaagtcaattaatgctcattctactcatttctctcaaagggagataattttacccacggtacaagtagacattataacgtccaatggaacggtcgttaagggtcgcacattattagattccggctcacaagtcaactatgttaccacatctttcgctaagaagaataacttcaaattagagaaaatctctcaaaaaattgtaggtatcgctaatcaagaaagtagcattcgtcacatcaccaaggtgaccataaggtcttcaaccactaattactcaaccaaagtgttgtgtttggtattaccagaaattactggcgaaattccaactgtgaaactggatcaacagttaatttcaataccagcgggaatcaagttatcagatcccctttggaataaaccgacgccaatcgatttattgctcggcgccgagatttgcgttcatgctatgaaagcaggaaccatccagttaggaaaaggtatgcctatcttaaaggataccgaattcggatggacaatagttggtccatatcccgaagtaaataatgctccagggaagagccacataggcttaagtcaattagacagtcacattcaaaacttttggatgatcgaccaggttcctatggtaaaacatcaatctcttgaggagaaaagatgtgaggaacatttccaagcacacacatcacgagataaaaacggtagattttgtgtagctttaccatataaaaattccccggtagtattaggaagttcattgcacattgcggagaaaagacacaaaactttggaaagacgttttttagccaataataatttaaaaatggaatacaataaagttttagaagagtacataaatttaggacatatgtcagagtgtgaacctccggaggcacatgaggttcattgttatttacctcatcacgtcgtggttaaggagtctagccttaccactaaatatcgtgtagtttttgatgcgtccgcaaagacaacgtctaatatctcactaaataatattttgatggtgggacctagtgtccaatcagatttgttaagtttactactcaactttcgactccataaatacgtgattactgcggatattaagcagatgtaccgacagattcaaatagcagagaaaaacaaaaatgtacaattaaatcataattcgttatggtgggacggccctagttggttgaaattagacgaatcacgatggcctcgaagacctcctgagatcacaatagatcttccagagagaagggtagtcactaacgctacccttgtgagggaaaataattggatagataaacattctcatcttccaagactccttcgagttttatcatatgttcgtcggccactaaggaataaacaattaaacgttaaagaaaataacgaaccgtccgctttagaattaaaagatgctttaaataatttgataaggttatcgcaaatggaatcatttccattggaatatcgtttgctgagcaagggacatccaattcccagtagcagtaaattagctaaattgtcccctctattccacgagaatttaatttgtgttggaagtagacttcctctgggaacaactctatcaacgtcacccattatcttgtcaaataagcataaacttacacacatgattgtccgagatgcgcacttgaaatatattcacttgggtactcaagccttactgtcgttattgcggcagacctattggccattggccggacataatacggtcaaaggagtggtgcgttcatgtgtcatttgtttcagaaataaaccactgtcacacaatagattaatgggattactcccgcttgaacgtaccactgcgaattttcctttcagtcatgtggggatagatttcgcaggaccttttcctgtgaagagtggttgcaataagaattctaagataattaagggttacgtttgtgtctttgtgtgtttttccagtaaggcagttcacttggaacttgtcggagacttaacgagttcaaatttcttaaattgtttaagaagattcgtagccagacgtggcaggcccaatacgatatattccgacaatgctactaattttgtcggtgcaagtcgtgaactcgttaatttagtaaaattaatttacgaacgtcctcatgaggagaagctactacggtatgtagcctccgaagggattcgttggaagtttaacccgccaagggcgcctcacatgggagggctgtgggaagcagcggttaaatccatgaagattcatttaaacaaggtgttaaaggccaccaccttaaatttcgaatcattttgtacggtattgactcaaatagaagcttgcatgaattcccgtcctcttagtcccttgtcttcggatccactagaccttttacccctcacacctggacatttcttaattggcagatccttactcgctcttccaatggag ttacgacacaaatggaagaaggactcgagcaacaatctgagtgtgggtcaaatggtcctgttaaaggaggaacacatgctgccaacccgatgggtcttgggtcgagtcactaaattgtatcccggaccagatggcagagttcgagtcgtcgacgtctttactgccagcggagagtttcgtcggtccagtcatctagtggcgccattgccgattctaccacaaggaccacttgacaggaaggaagatcagcaagagggaggagaaacagcagcttcaattccgtcaacttcggtagcttag